From Drosophila yakuba strain Tai18E2 chromosome 2L, Prin_Dyak_Tai18E2_2.1, whole genome shotgun sequence, one genomic window encodes:
- the LOC26535494 gene encoding uncharacterized protein LOC26535494: MIPNPIEIVCVHVVQPIIDFLGYLLWDVHFIGFLAGVAILGIILGLILGILSVIWYKSTRDEKTEQSYPEEGVLANGKKDA, encoded by the coding sequence ATGATTCCCAACCCCATTGAAATTGTCTGTGTCCACGTGGTCCAGCCGATCATTGATTTTCTGGGCTACCTACTATGGGATGTCCACTTCATCGGCTTCCTAGCTGGCGTTGCCATCCTGGGAATCATCCTGGGACTCATCCTTGGGATCTTGTCTGTAATTTGGTATAAGTCTACACGGGACGAGAAAACCGAGCAGAGTTACCCCGAAGAAGGTGTGTTGGCCAATGGAAAAAAGGACGCCTAA
- the LOC6527113 gene encoding uncharacterized protein LOC6527113 — MEYQQYLSKQLTLFHNHLLFDYGALIKAATCIAFGAVCGWLMSLITFVVYKAAVGLGVKPRACDNEDKYDDLDLDVHTEYGYDRMLSQCQELSDWLVRTQ, encoded by the coding sequence ATGGAGTATCAGCAGTATCTAAGCAAACAGTTGACCCTGTTCCACAACCATCTGCTCTTCGACTATGGAGCACTGATCAAGGCGGCCACTTGCATTGCCTTCGGCGCCGTGTGCGGCTGGTTAATGAGCCTGATCACATTCGTGGTCTACAAGGCAGCAGTTGGCCTAGGAGTCAAGCCCAGAGCATGTGACAACGAGGATAAGTACGATGATCTCGACCTGGACGTGCATACGGAGTATGGGTATGACCGGATGCTGTCCCAGTGCCAGGAACTTAGTGATTGGCTTGTGAGAACACAGTAA